The following proteins are co-located in the Sporolactobacillus pectinivorans genome:
- the dhaM gene encoding dihydroxyacetone kinase phosphoryl donor subunit DhaM, translating to MVGIVLVSHSRKIVEGIQELASQMSKDVPVALAGGTDDDRLGTDITKISKAIHDVYSNDGVLVFFDMGSAYMNAQMALDFLEEDSSKVEIVDSAFVEGAITAIVDSGLNKNIDEIKADIATMKLGKMP from the coding sequence ATGGTTGGAATTGTATTGGTTTCGCATAGCCGAAAAATTGTTGAAGGAATTCAAGAACTCGCTTCTCAGATGTCGAAAGATGTCCCTGTTGCTCTTGCCGGAGGAACCGATGATGACCGACTCGGTACAGATATTACAAAAATCAGTAAAGCAATTCATGACGTTTACTCCAATGACGGCGTTTTGGTTTTCTTTGATATGGGCAGTGCCTATATGAATGCACAGATGGCATTAGATTTTCTGGAAGAGGACAGCAGCAAAGTAGAAATTGTTGATTCAGCATTCGTCGAAGGCGCCATCACCGCAATTGTTGACAGTGGCTTAAATAAAAACATTGACGAAATAAAAGCAGACATCGCTACTATGAAACTTGGAAAAATGCCTTGA
- a CDS encoding MIP/aquaporin family protein, giving the protein MEAFLGELAGTFIMVLLGDGAVANVILKKSKAENSGWIVITAGWAFAVAIPVWIFGSVSGAHFNPAVTLGLACIGKFPWSSAAAYMTAQFIGAFLAAVVLFLHFYKHFEATTDPATKLGVFSTGPAIRSKFFNFFGEFINTFVLLFGIVGIVSQKMAPGLMGLAIGILIFAIGLSLGGTTGYAINPARDLAPRIAHALLPIPGKGGSDWAYAWIPVVGPILGGICGAFAYVLLFH; this is encoded by the coding sequence ATGGAAGCGTTTTTAGGAGAACTGGCCGGCACGTTTATTATGGTACTTTTGGGGGATGGTGCGGTGGCCAATGTCATTTTGAAAAAATCTAAAGCAGAGAATTCAGGCTGGATTGTGATCACAGCCGGATGGGCCTTTGCCGTTGCTATTCCCGTTTGGATTTTCGGCAGCGTCAGCGGCGCCCATTTTAATCCGGCAGTTACTCTGGGACTCGCTTGTATTGGCAAGTTTCCTTGGAGCAGCGCTGCAGCATATATGACTGCACAGTTTATTGGTGCTTTCCTTGCTGCAGTGGTTCTCTTCCTCCACTTCTACAAGCATTTTGAGGCAACAACTGATCCGGCAACTAAGCTTGGGGTTTTCTCCACCGGACCTGCGATTCGCAGCAAATTCTTTAATTTCTTCGGCGAGTTTATCAATACTTTTGTTCTTTTATTTGGAATTGTAGGCATCGTTTCGCAAAAAATGGCTCCGGGACTCATGGGACTGGCAATCGGTATTCTCATCTTTGCCATCGGTCTTTCACTTGGCGGAACGACCGGGTATGCGATTAATCCGGCGCGGGATTTAGCTCCGAGAATTGCTCATGCACTTCTTCCCATTCCTGGGAAAGGAGGCTCGGATTGGGCCTATGCCTGGATTCCCGTTGTCGGCCCGATCCTTGGCGGAATTTGCGGTGCGTTTGCCTATGTCCTTCTTTTTCACTGA
- a CDS encoding LysR family transcriptional regulator, with protein MEFNDLLIFVEVYQCGSFSKAADNLGYVQPNISNRIKKIETELGIRLFERTNKGISLLPAADQLYVHSKKILMDYHNMVEELSKYKTIRVGATPTLAYSVVPQFTQRLKGCGYRNVINSTHSISELFKKLDQNEVDCIWINRDFDNKTYKSMHSFREELFILSNCDWNTKNNFNIVVSKDEDCPYRKKLMSLLKLKKYNVIDFDNLGSVLNSIHTVPNSVTLLPKGLANGVDRSLKITYIKEYVDIDLVAKKETIISLG; from the coding sequence ATGGAGTTCAATGATCTTCTTATTTTCGTCGAGGTTTATCAGTGTGGCTCATTTTCGAAAGCTGCGGATAATCTTGGATATGTTCAGCCCAATATTTCTAACAGAATCAAAAAAATAGAGACTGAATTGGGAATTAGACTGTTTGAGAGAACAAATAAGGGGATATCTTTACTCCCGGCGGCAGATCAATTGTATGTTCATTCAAAGAAAATCCTTATGGACTATCACAACATGGTCGAAGAATTGTCAAAATATAAAACGATTAGAGTTGGTGCGACGCCGACTCTGGCATATTCGGTAGTCCCTCAGTTTACGCAGCGTTTGAAAGGTTGTGGTTACCGAAATGTTATCAATTCGACGCATTCAATCTCTGAATTATTCAAGAAATTAGATCAAAATGAAGTGGATTGTATATGGATAAATCGCGATTTTGATAATAAAACATACAAATCCATGCATTCTTTCCGCGAGGAGCTTTTCATCCTTAGTAATTGTGACTGGAACACAAAGAATAATTTTAACATTGTGGTGAGCAAAGACGAAGATTGTCCTTATCGAAAAAAACTTATGAGTCTCTTAAAACTTAAGAAATATAATGTTATCGATTTTGATAATCTTGGGTCTGTTTTAAATAGCATCCATACAGTCCCGAACAGCGTGACTCTTTTACCTAAAGGGTTGGCAAACGGCGTTGATCGTTCTTTAAAGATAACCTACATAAAAGAATATGTAGATATTGATTTAGTGGCAAAAAAAGAAACGATAATCAGCTTAGGCTAG
- the dhaL gene encoding dihydroxyacetone kinase subunit DhaL, with the protein MANLNQVVGALNLAADIIEENKQHLTELDGAIGDGDHGINMSRGFSFVKKTLSEGGFETVADLFKKCGMDLVAHVGGASGPLFGTAFLKASMVLKDKTEVSASDYLSILKASVEGIKMRGKSDAGEKTMLDALIPAYEAGAEVEKQEKSAQEVLKAVKAAAAKGAEDTEALVAKKGRASYLGERSIGHQDPGAASTALILGAVSDFFAAS; encoded by the coding sequence ATGGCAAATCTTAATCAAGTTGTCGGCGCTTTGAATCTTGCGGCAGACATTATTGAAGAAAACAAACAGCATTTGACGGAATTAGACGGAGCCATTGGCGACGGCGACCACGGAATTAACATGAGCCGCGGATTCTCTTTTGTCAAGAAGACTCTTAGCGAGGGCGGCTTCGAAACCGTCGCCGACCTTTTCAAGAAATGTGGTATGGATTTAGTCGCTCATGTGGGCGGAGCATCCGGGCCGCTTTTCGGCACAGCTTTTCTAAAAGCGTCCATGGTGCTTAAAGATAAAACGGAAGTCAGCGCAAGCGATTATCTCAGCATTCTCAAAGCTTCCGTCGAAGGCATTAAAATGCGAGGCAAATCAGATGCAGGTGAAAAAACGATGCTCGATGCGCTTATCCCCGCCTATGAAGCCGGCGCAGAAGTTGAGAAGCAAGAAAAGAGCGCTCAAGAAGTGCTCAAGGCGGTCAAAGCAGCTGCAGCAAAGGGCGCGGAAGATACCGAAGCATTAGTCGCTAAAAAAGGCAGAGCCAGCTATCTCGGAGAACGAAGCATTGGCCATCAAGATCCGGGAGCAGCGTCGACTGCACTCATTCTTGGCGCTGTCTCCGATTTTTTTGCCGCATCTTGA
- the dhaK gene encoding dihydroxyacetone kinase subunit DhaK, which produces MKKLINQPENSLNEMLSGMTKAYPDYLKRLEHTNVLVRQNLDNQKVAVISGGGSGHEPTHAGYIGTGMLDAAVAGDIFTSPTPDQIYEAIKAVDRGRGVLLVVKNYSGDVMNFDMAKEMAEMEGIEIDSVIVNDDVAVEDSTFTTGRRGIAGTVLVHKIAGAAAERGWNLQKVKAVAEKAITHIRSMGMALSPCTVPSAGKPNFTLAEDEVEIGTGIHGEPGTHREKIKTADEITKELFDQIQADTPFKKGDEVAVIVNGMGATPLMELYIVNNKFHDLLKTLGVHIHQTFVGEFMTSLEMAGMSLTVLKLDDELKSLLDDSADTPALKIIKH; this is translated from the coding sequence ATGAAAAAACTGATCAATCAACCGGAAAATAGTCTTAATGAAATGTTGTCGGGTATGACCAAAGCATATCCAGATTATTTAAAAAGGCTCGAACATACAAATGTACTTGTTCGTCAAAATTTAGATAACCAAAAAGTTGCCGTGATCAGCGGCGGCGGAAGCGGCCATGAACCGACGCATGCCGGCTATATCGGCACGGGCATGCTGGATGCCGCGGTTGCCGGCGATATCTTTACGTCACCTACACCCGATCAGATCTACGAGGCAATCAAAGCCGTTGACAGAGGCAGAGGCGTACTGCTCGTTGTCAAAAATTACAGCGGTGACGTCATGAACTTTGACATGGCAAAAGAAATGGCCGAAATGGAAGGCATTGAGATCGATTCAGTGATTGTCAATGATGATGTGGCTGTGGAAGACAGTACCTTTACTACGGGAAGACGAGGGATTGCTGGAACTGTTCTCGTTCATAAAATTGCCGGAGCAGCTGCAGAACGGGGTTGGAATTTACAAAAGGTCAAAGCAGTCGCTGAAAAAGCAATCACACACATTCGCAGTATGGGAATGGCACTCAGTCCATGTACCGTCCCGTCAGCCGGGAAACCAAACTTTACTTTAGCTGAAGATGAAGTAGAAATCGGCACTGGTATTCACGGTGAACCGGGCACGCACCGTGAAAAAATCAAAACAGCTGATGAAATAACCAAAGAACTTTTTGACCAAATCCAGGCTGACACCCCGTTCAAAAAAGGCGATGAAGTTGCAGTTATCGTGAACGGCATGGGCGCAACGCCGCTGATGGAACTCTACATCGTAAATAATAAATTCCATGATCTTTTGAAAACACTCGGTGTGCACATTCACCAAACGTTTGTCGGTGAATTTATGACCTCCCTGGAAATGGCAGGCATGTCGCTTACCGTCCTGAAACTGGACGATGAATTAAAGTCACTTCTCGACGATTCGGCTGACACACCTGCGCTCAAAATTATTAAACATTAA